In a genomic window of Glycine max cultivar Williams 82 chromosome 13, Glycine_max_v4.0, whole genome shotgun sequence:
- the LOC102664324 gene encoding uncharacterized protein, with amino-acid sequence MKRSLLGPCKAEVESTTADEATAAKSPSPMLRECNICGKVFSSGKALGGHRRSHFQKHQKKVKVRFTNHSSKAGDSSNINRANNCDYDADDDGKRICCICKKEFPTKNALFGHMRSHPERSWKGVSPPTRSPNKNSSSSSLSSYTFSSQNSDSMEKNMEEYRDDDYVDCVGGGGGNIVIIDLSTFTSPSWLKTDVRGRKCIGAYEAAETLTYLSAYSKYFCSESNRVSPKKDEVLSKSAPPLIKNGKRKVGESSSSKKHKVKKIKFYLNGELKIGKKNDGDGEFDDDEGEKLNRCKGLSKSGVGRILYMDDEVEEEEGVDEAFDDVITEVVAPAKVQDHVDERKVKRVVDHKGKNSKKLVMKFKAKDTEYENGGQEKEKVGGYKCGACGKKFSTFQGLGGHRSVHKEKNTEIMDESNRSKAVVADQEDNSSSSSNMHKVDEATMNEAPLPTDETTANEKAPLLADEACQSSPCTKKLDFDLNELPCGMKD; translated from the coding sequence ATGAAAAGATCGCTCTTGGGTCCTTGCAAAGCTGAGGTTGAATCAACAACGGCTGATGAGGCAACTGCAGCGAAAAGCCCTTCACCAATGCTACGTGAGTGCAATATTTGCGGCAAGGTCTTCAGCAGCGGCAAGGCTTTGGGGGGTCACCGAAGATCGCACTTTCAAAAGCACCAGAAGAAGGTAAAAGTCCGTTTCACCAATCACTCGTCAAAAGCTGGTGATAGCAGCAACATTAATAGGGCTAATAATTGTGATTACGATGCTGATGATGATGGGAAACGCATTTGTTGCATTTGCAAGAAggaatttcccaccaaaaacgCATTGTTTGGCCACATGCGATCTCACCCTGAGAGGTCATGGAAGGGTGTGTCTCCTCCCACTCGTTCTCCCAATAAGAactcctcatcttcttctctctcttcttacACTTTTTCTTCCCAAAATTCTGATTCTATGGAGAAAAACATGGAAGAGTATCGtgatgatgattatgttgattgTGTTGGTGGGGGTGGGGgtaatattgttattattgatctTTCAACTTTTACTTCACCCAGTTGGCTTAAGACTGATGTGAGAGGCAGAAAGTGTATTGGGGCTTATGAGGCTGCTGAAACCCTCACTTACCTAAGTGCTTATTCTAAGTACTTTTGCAGTGAGTCTAATAGGGTTTCTCCCAAGAAGGATGAAGTGCTGTCGAAAAGTGCTCCACCTCTAATCAAGAATGGCAAAAGGAAGGTTGGTGAATCGTCATCGAGCAAGAAACATAAGGTGAAAAAGATTAAGTTTTATCTGAATGGTGAATTGAAGATCGGAAAGAAAAATGATGGGGACGGTGaatttgatgatgatgaggGTGAGAAGCTGAATAGGTGCAAGGGTTTATCTAAATCTGGGGTTGGAAGAATTTTGTATATGGATGATGAGGTGGAAGAGGAGGAGGGTGTGGACGAGGCTTTCGACGATGTGATCACTGAGGTGGTTGCTCCTGCTAAGGTGCAAGATCACGTTGATGAAAGGAAGGTGAAGAGGGTGGTGGACCATAAAGGGAAGAACAGTAAGAAACTGGTGATGAAATTTAAGGCAAAAGACACAGAATATGAGAATGGAGgtcaagagaaagagaaagtgggTGGGTATAAATGTGGAGCTTGTGGGAAAAAATTTTCAACTTTCCAAGGCTTGGGAGGGCACAGATCAGTGCACAAGGAGAAGAACACTGAGATCATGGACGAGTCGAACCGCTCCAAAGCTGTTGTTGCTGATCAAGAAGACAATTCTTCCAGCTCTAGTAACATGCACAAGGTGGATGAGGCCACAATGAATGAAGCACCATTACCAACAGACGAGACAACAGCGAATGAAAAGGCACCATTGCTGGCAGATGAGGCATGTCAATCTTCTCCATGTACCAAGAAATTGGATTTTGATCTGAATGAGCTGCCTTGTGGTATGAAGGATTAA